The sequence tattagcttgaatctaatcaggttttcatctaacggtgaatattgaatgatttgttactaagctaacattgatcgcaaaccctgatttgaaagaatatataaaataaaactctagtaaccgggaaacctaatccccacacctcctgtgtgataatagttgtataagctagagtcgattctcctttaaccttaggtttctaccgataccctgtaggttaacgacttgaagacttcattgggattgtgaagccagactgatactactttcttgtagttgtgtgatctgatcttgttgtttctatcgtattgagtacaatcgtaacgattggcttgagattgatatctccgataggaaaaatataaaagtaatcacaaacatcttcgcctcatcgtttgtgattccacaatatcttgtttcgctagtcgatcaagattattgtgaggtgattgataattctaggttgttcttcgggaatataagtccgggttatcaagtggtttatgttcaccttgatttatcaaaagacggaacgaaacttgtaggtatttatgtgggagatagatttatctattaccgtagacttttctgtgtgatacaaatttgtttattaaagtcttcgactttgggtcgtagcaactcttagttgtgggtgagatcagctaagggaatcaagtgcgtagtattcttctgggatcagagacgtaggagcataactgtaccttggatcagtgtgagattgattggggttcaactacagtccatacagaagttagtttgtagtaggctagtgtctgtagcggcttaatacagtgtgtgttcaatctggactaggttctggggtttttctgcatttgcggtttcctcgttaacaaaacttttggtgtctgtgttatttcttttccgcattatattttgttatataattgaaatgtcacaggttgtgcgtttgaatcaatcaattgggaaatccaaccttttgttgttgattgaaattgattggtacttgaatgttggtctttggtaccgctcaagtgatttctcttgtattcaattagactcgcagacttctatttgcttaagtaagtattgaatcgagaaagagagatataactctttgatatactttattaagattgagtctagttgattctcttgaaagtatactggagttagtccatacaaattgctaatcgaaatattgggtgtggttgttgtgcccccgctttttcaaccttTATATTGACCGGCCCAATAAACAAGGCATACttgccatacccaatgcatacaatcgagactacctagcattcttgGGAATCCACTTTCCtcattctccctcaatatttgtctaacatcttcctcggttggttttcgtaaatatgttggaccaaaatgattaaataATTACTTCAaaaaacaatgaaaggtaagtgaatgaagttgttttacccatacgaagatactcatcgttcgcatccgctggtcttccataacctagaatccttaaagccgaagtaacttttgttcaggactatgacctctaatattgagtgcatgaaactgataattaaattgaggttctacccgacaaagctcttcaataatctttatcaCTAGATGCCGAGGCATACGAAATCGACCTTGGAAATCTCGACcagagtacacacaattgggaagaaaataatcgtgcatcagcttctgaTGGTAAAATTCCCTCCATCGATACGTATaccttcttgagaatacttcttgtggctctggaactctaggtatttgaCCCATATGTACTAGCATCAAAATGTCGATGAGTTTATTATCTTCAACTTCCTCATCgtcaagttcttgcaacctccttcgatgcatttcttgttgtaatctaaaccgattcataataatattcctctcttcattggatctcggcattgaaatttaaaatgagaatagagatggagaaattggtgaaatatagGTTGAAGTACATGTGAGTACCTTGGAGAAATACGAGGGCGTATATATAGGAACCATTAGGGGGGAAATATCCGTTGCAAAATATCCAGTGGTCGATATAATTAATATCGCCAGCGATACCTTTTATATCGCTCGATATAATGTATAACGCCAGCGATAATCTCATTATCGCCAGCGTTATTCATAATATCGTACGCTAAAATGTCTATCGCTTATTGGTTTTCCCATGGTGACGCAAttggtttgccatgccacctggtataccaaacaacatttttttgccatacccataggaataggcctaagcaTGTGAAGCTCTAGTTTGACCCACGGGTTTACCCAAATCCCCTGGGCATGAAGATCCATTAACCATATTCAGGTCCATGAAATGTAAGTAAGGGCAATTAGGGAATATGCTCATTAAAATGAGTCCAGCAAAAACCCTAGGGTTTTGTTATTTGTCTATTGCAAAGAGAGAGAAATTTCTTTCGCCCCATTAGTAGAGACGAGAGAAGCAGAGGAGGAGGAGAGATCAGAAAAACAAGACTCAGCAAAAATGAAGACAATCTTGTCTAGCGAAACCATGGATATTCCAGATGGAgtgaaaatcaaagtaaaagcaaagatgattgaagttgaaggacCAAGAGGAAAGTTGATTAGAAACTTTAAACATCTTAACTTAGATTTTCAACTTATTAAGAacgctgaaactgggaaaaaacAACTTAAAGTTGATGCTTGGTTTGGATCTAGAAAAACTTCTGCTTCAATTAGAACCGCACTTTCTCATGTTAATAATCTTATTACTGGTGTTACTAAGGGGTATAGGTACAAGATGAGATTTGTCTATGCTCATTTTCCCATCAACGCTTCAATTACCAATGGAAATAAGGGTATCGAGATCCGTAACTTTCTCGGCGAGAAGAAGGTATTcaactcttctttttttttttttttggcttgatttttttttctagggttttcattGCTATTGAAATACTTTGTGCTATATTATGTTTGACTTGCACTATCCTTTTTTTCTGAGAGGGAACCCGTAATTTTACATGATTTGCTTGATCTAGGTGATTTTTGTTTTGGGGTTTAAATCAAGTTAGTTTGTATGGTACATTTATTGTGAATGATCAATAAAATTTGTTTCTAGAAAATCTAGTTGATATCTGTATTGATAGAACTTCGTGAAACCTTGTATGATGTTTCATCAAAATATTGCTTAGGCAACATATGGCTCACAATATTATAAATAATGGTTTTGGGTTGAAGAACACTAGTGTTGTGTATAACCATTCTGTTgttcagatttttttattgtccaGAACATGTGATTTCCCTAAGAAGATGTTACTTGTTATGATGTCCTAATGGTACTTGTAAGTAGGTAGGAAGGAGTCCACGGTCACTAGAAAACTGTAGCACATACTTTCATGTCTACTTTTATGAAGCACCTGATAGGTTAAGGCGCGAAGCTAAACTGTGAAGCTCAGATTGTAGCACTTCTATGGGATAGTGCATCTGTAGGGAATTGATTGCAGGTTCTTCTGACATGTGCTGACTTTACTTTggtcttttgtttcttttgtttacgTACCTTTTCCATATATTTTCTCTACAATAGGATTTGCAGTTGTGATGGGTTCGAAGTCTTCTGGTGTAGAAAAAAGTTAGTCTCATAACAATGTGGTTGTTGACGTTTTTCTAAAGTATTGTTTCTCAACTTTTGTAAATGAAGCATGACCATTGTGTAGAGTTTATGATATATCACGAGACTAAGCTCAGTTTGGGAGTCTGTTAAacggtttttttttatttaagggCTTCACTATAACCAGATATATACTATATGCATCTAGTTTGTAGTTTGGAATCTCTCCCAGCATTACTTAACTGACATATTTGTAATTTATGAACTGTATTTGTAAAATATGCACTAAAGGTTCTATAGTTTGTTGGTTGTATGGCAATTTTGATTGTAGGTTATTTGAATCAGAGTCTAACTGGTCTTGCTATTTACATGATTTTGTTTACTTGTATAGGTGAGAAAGGTCGATATGCTTGATGGAGTCAGTATTGTCAGGTCTGAGAAGGTCAAGGATGAGCTTGTGTTGGATGGGAATGATGTTGAGCTTGTCTCTAGATCTTGTGCCTTGATCAACCAGGTATGTGCTTTTAAGAATTCACTGAAATCAGCTTCTTAAATATGTTGATTCTGATTGTTCTGTGTTTGTTCTTGACAGAAATGCCATGTGAAAAACAAAGATATCAGGAAGTTTTTGGATGGTATTTATGTGAGCGAGAAAGGAACTGTTGAGGTCGAAGAATAAATTGGTGTCACTACTCTGTTAGTTTGGTCAAGTTGTTTTCTTTCTCCTGCCATGATGGCCTACTTAGTTGGATACATCACTTGTTGGACTAGTATAGGTGGAGACACCTTTTCATTTTGGGGTTAAACTTTTGTAGTGGTGATAATAGTAGTTTAAAGTAATGGTTTGATTTACAGAGAATTTCTAGCCATATTTGTGTTTTGGATGATTTGAGTACGTGTTTTGCTAGTTCCAAGTATGTTGTTTCCTTGTGGAGGagggatcccctcacacttttatcACACTACCTCACACGTgatttgaagttaatattttgaggatatgttAGTATTACATAGCTCTACTTTCCTACCAAAAATAAGTGTATTCCGAGACGTATAACACGTTGAAAATCTGCGGATTTCTGGCCGGTAGATTGTAAGGTTTTATAACACTATAACCAGAtatatattagcttcaaatccgttacggtttggtttttattcagtgtgataataaaagtggaAGGGATCCTTCCTCTTCATGTAGTGATGTGTTGGTTATGCCATTGCAACTTTTATTGATATTCTAGGTTCGGTTATTTGCGTGTTTGCAACTGTATATAATTGTTGCTGCCCTTAAATTTAAATCTTAAGTAGGAAAGATAAGATAAAGAAACCAACCTACACTAGTTTAGTCGTGTCAGCTGCTGAGCAAAATCCAGTTGTTCTTTCATATAATCATATGGTCAATACCATAAAGGAGCTTATTTATGTCTGTCTAAATTTGCTGATCTTCTTAACTTTCAAAAGATGATAAATCAATTGATGGTGAGGAAGAACTATGATTTGTCCTGGTTCCTAATTCACAAATGTCTTTAAATTTTGGGTGAATTCATAGTTGCTTCCTAATTCACAAATAACACCAGTAGTCGTCTAACTGCGTATTAGGTAGCATGAAAAGGTTGCCATAGCTATGGTATTCCATTAGTTGCCGACGCATGACAAAGAGGTTCGGACAGATACGGGAAAGAAGGTAGGTTGCTCCGTGGATTAACAAGGGGTGCATTTCGTGTGATGCTTAGACGGGCGCCTATATTTTCCTCACATCTTCTCCAGGGATGGGTGCATATGTGGTGGTGGTTGACAGGTTGGGAAATATAATGAATGGTTGACGTCACCTATGGGGGAGTAGGTTGGGAAATATAATGAATTCCCCACAATGCTGACTCCACTAATTCCAGCTATGGCACTGGACTCGTTGCAAACCGATCAAATATACTATCTCGTTTCAAAAAGATAGGCTGGTTTCATGTACAAATTACACATAAAATAAACCTATATTTTTCTGAAACTGAGGAGGCAATACCCAATCACCTtccaataaaacaaaataaattatctttGAGGATAAAATAATAATACGTAAGAATaagatgaaaaatgaaaaactaaCTCATCAATATGGTCTCTCGCCTATAATACCTGGGAGACCGTAATTACAATCATAAACACATCACCATCATCACACTCAACTCGAGCATATTCAATCCTTCTCGTATTTCTCCACACAATTTGTGTATAATGCCCGCACTCTTTACCAGCTTGACATGTATTACTAGCGTAGGAATAAAAATTCTCCTCACCAGCCCACGCATTTACGGCGTCTGTTGGTTCCCAACTTGTACCACTTCCCTAATAAATGTTTTCACCTAATTTGAAATTTCCCTCAGGGAATGAATGTTGTAAACTACAGTCACTTTTCCTTTGAAGTGCCCACAATTTTGCATACTTCTCAAGTTGTGAATCCCATGTCAATGGCATTTCCCACTTTTGTGCCCTTATCCAATTATGAGCAAACAGATACTATAAAGACTCACCTATACAACCCCAGCATAAATCCTTAGACACGTTATATATTCCGTCTTTAATAGGTTTTGGGCGGCCAGTTGCAATTTCCTGAGTGTTTTGCGCGTTTGACAACTCTGAGGCTGGATATAGTACTGTAGTAGAATTTGTAGTAATTATGAGTGAGATTAGACACAAAAGGTATAATGGAGAAGAATGAAAGATTTTCATGGTTTATCCTTCAAGGTGTTCTTAGtgacagagaaagagatgaattaCATGGGTAGCTAGAGACCTGGAGTTGTTGAATTTAGAAAGTGTGTTCTCGTGAAGAGGTTTTCTTTTTGTATGGCTATTCGAAGTAGAGATACCCATGAACCATGAAAGTTTGTTTGCTTGTTTTCTTGTGGGGACATTAGTGTCTCATCCATGGTACTCTTCACAAAtataggatcaagaagaagataattcttattatgataatcTTATCTATTCTGGTTACACAACTCATGAATATATAGAGCACAATATTATGATAAAGCAAagatcctatatactaggaaacaatatattatcttaaataaggatatatattaacactccccctcaagttggtgcataGATGTCCAAAAAACTCAAGTATTTTTTGCATGACACTCCATGTGTGAGAATATCTGCAAGTTGTTCTTCAGACCGAACCGGTGGTAGCTCAATAATGTTGTTGTCCAGCTTCTCTTTGAATGCTGAACAGGATTATGAGCAATATCACGCGCAACTTTGTTATCACAATACAGAGTAATAGGATCCTTGAGAGGAACCCACAAATCCTTAAGGAAAAGcctcaaccacaaagtttcacaAATGCCATCTGCCATACCTCTGAATTCAGCCTCTGCGCTTGATC comes from Papaver somniferum cultivar HN1 chromosome 7, ASM357369v1, whole genome shotgun sequence and encodes:
- the LOC113297729 gene encoding 60S ribosomal protein L9, with product MKTILSSETMDIPDGVKIKVKAKMIEVEGPRGKLIRNFKHLNLDFQLIKNAETGKKQLKVDAWFGSRKTSASIRTALSHVNNLITGVTKGYRYKMRFVYAHFPINASITNGNKGIEIRNFLGEKKVRKVDMLDGVSIVRSEKVKDELVLDGNDVELVSRSCALINQKCHVKNKDIRKFLDGIYVSEKGTVEVEE